One part of the Kryptolebias marmoratus isolate JLee-2015 linkage group LG2, ASM164957v2, whole genome shotgun sequence genome encodes these proteins:
- the LOC108238127 gene encoding C5a anaphylatoxin chemotactic receptor 1 — translation MDQDYNLSDLLEFENWTLPPFPDMIQPEIQPIQIVALVFYGLVVLLGVPGNAVVLWVTGFCMTRSVTSIWFLNLALADFLCCLSLPLLMVPLAHDDHWHFGSLACTLIKGLFYLVMYCSVLQLVLISLDRLMLVKKPIWCQNNRRPTYAAFGCVAVWCLALVGSIPQFVYALHIEAGEYKTECVMAYPRNSVWFIASFQVIMGFILPFLVIVICHLMVYSSTQRGMSRGRTRSKRTLKVIVAVVLTFFLCWVPLHIINFIDLNTPAASPHSPKLYIAHVLALCLAYFNSCLNPLIYVCMGRSFKDSVNRSLRNFLHFITEEPHSRGSEAVNNTKSTTTSTSKDMTKI, via the coding sequence ATGGATCAAGATTATAACCTTTCTGACTTGTTGGAATTTGAAAATTGGACCCTGCCTCCATTTCCTGACATGATTCAACCTGAGATTCAACCCATCCAAATAGTGGCTCTGGTCTTCTATGGCCTTGTGGTCCTCCTGGGAGTCCCAGGTAACGCTGTGGTGTTGTGGGTGACGGGGTTCTGCATGACCCGCTCTGTCACCTCCATCTGGTTCCTCAACCTGGCTTTGGCTGACTTTCTGTGCTGCCTCTCCCTCCCGCTGCTCATGGTCCCTCTAGCCCATGATGACCACTGGCACTTTGGTTCGCTGGCCTGCACGCTGATCAAAGGCCTGTTCTACCTGGTGATGTACTGCAGCGTCCTGCAGCTGGTTCTGATCAGCCTGGATCGCTTGATGCTAGTGAAAAAACCCATCTGGTGTCAGAACAATAGGCGACCCACATACGCTGCTTTCGGGTGTGTGGCTGTGTGGTGCCTGGCCCTGGTAGGAAGCATCCCTCAGTTTGTCTACGCCCTGCACATAGAGGCAGGTGAATACAAGACAGAGTGCGTGATGGCGTACCCTAGAAACAGCGTCTGGTTCATCGCCTCCTTTCAGGTCATCATGGGATTCATATTGCCCTTCCTGGTTATTGTCATTTGTCACCTTATGGTGTACAGCAGCACTCAGAGGGGAATGTCACGAGGTCGGACCCGGTCCAAGCGAACCTTGAAGGTCATTGTTGCCGTGGTGCTGACCTTCTTCCTTTGCTGGGTCCCCCTGCACATCATAAACTTCATCGACTTGAACACCCCTGCAGCGTCTCCTCACAGCCCAAAGCTTTACATCGCACATGTCTTGGCTCTTTGCTTGGCATATTTTAACAGCTGCCTCAACCCTCTGATCTATGTGTGCATGGGCCGAAGCTTCAAAGACAGCGTCAACCGCTCCCTGCGCAACTTCCTCCACTTCATTACCGAGGAGCCACACTCCAGGGGGAGCGAAGCCGTCAATAACACCAAGAgcaccaccaccagcaccagCAAGGACATGACCAAAATCTGA
- the snrpd2 gene encoding small nuclear ribonucleoprotein Sm D2: MSLLTKPKSEMTPEELQKREEEEFNTGPLSVLTQSVKNNTQVLINCRNNKKLLGRVKAFDRHCNMVLENVKEMWTEVPKSGKGKKKSKPVNKDRYISKMFLRGDSVIVVLRNPLITGK, translated from the exons AT GAGTCTGTTAACAAAGCCCAAGTCGGAGATGACTCccgaggagctgcagaaacGTGAGGAGGAAGAGTTCAACACTGGGCCGCTGTCGGTGCTCACCCAGTCGGTGAAGAACAACACTCAGGTCCTCATCAACTGTCGCAATAACAAGAAGCTGCTGGGAAGAGTCAAAGCGTTTGACAG GCATTGCAACATGGTCCTGGAGAACGTGAAAGAAATGTGGACGGAAGTTCCCAAAAGTggaaagggaaagaagaaatCAAAGCCCGTAAATAAAGACCGCTACATTTCTAAAATGTTCCTCAGGGGCGACTCCGTGATCGTGGTGCTGAGGAATCCTCTCATCACAGGAAAATGA
- the polr2i gene encoding DNA-directed RNA polymerase II subunit RPB9, with amino-acid sequence MDLDGGTYEPGFVGIRFCQECNNMLYPKEDKENRILLYACRNCDYQQEADNSCIYVNKITHEVDELTQIIADVAQDPTLPRTEDHPCPKCGHKEAVFFQSHSMKAEDAMRLYYVCTAPHCGHRWTE; translated from the exons ATGGATTTAGACGGTGGAACATACGAGCCGGGCTTTGTGGGGATACGGTTTTGTCAGGAATG TAATAACATGTTATACCCTAAAGAAGACAAGGAAAACCGCATCCTGCTGTATGCG TGCAGGAACTGTGACTATCAGCAGGAGGCAGACAACAGCTGCATCTACGTCAACAAGATCACCCATGAAGTAGA tgaaCTGACACAAATAATCGCCGATGTAGCCCAGGATCCAACGCTGCCAAGAACTGAGGATCACCCCTGTCCAAA ATGTGGCCACAAGGAGGCAGTGTTCTTCCAGTCACACAGTATGAAGGCCGAG GATGCTATGCGGCTGTACTACGTCTGCACAGCTCCTCACTGTGGACACCGGTGGACAGAATAA
- the pglyrp5 gene encoding peptidoglycan recognition protein 5 isoform X1, whose protein sequence is MKQTGMKRILIAISSVNIVSREQWGAAPPKQRETLREPAQGVVIHHTAFQSCRGLAECSDELVHIQRFHMNERDFDDIGYNFLVGGDGIVFEGRGWGVVGAHTKGHNYDTLGIAFMGNFNNDSPSKDALQSVRRLLVSGVSRGFLQPHFVLFGHRDLGATACPGENLYAALPQLRSAT, encoded by the exons ATGAAGCAAACAGGTATGAAACGGATACTGATCGCTATcagttcag TGAACATCGTTTCCAGGGAACAGTGGGGAGCAGCCCCCCCGAAGCAAAGGGAGACTCTGAGAGAGCCGGCTCAGGGAGTCGTGATCCACCACACCGCCTTCCAAAGCTGCAGGGGCCTGGCAGAGTGCAGCGACGAACTCGTCCACATTCAGAGGTTCCACATGAACGAAAGGGACTTCGACGACATCGGTTACAA ttttctggTTGGCGGAGACGGCATTGTGTTTGAGGGGCGAGGCTGGGGCGTGGTGGGGGCTCATACCAAAGGCCACAATTATGACACCCTGGGCATTGCCTTCATGGGAAACTTTAACA ATGACTCGCCAAGCAAAGATGCGCTGCAGTCAGTCAGACGGCTGCTGGTGTCTGGAGTTTCCCGAGGCTTTTTACAACCACACTTCGTCCTGTTTGGACACCGGGATTTGGGAGCCACAGCGTGCCCAGGAGAAAACCTTTACGCCGCGCTGCCACAACTGAGGAGCGCGACGTAA
- the pglyrp5 gene encoding peptidoglycan recognition protein 5 isoform X2 yields MKQTVNIVSREQWGAAPPKQRETLREPAQGVVIHHTAFQSCRGLAECSDELVHIQRFHMNERDFDDIGYNFLVGGDGIVFEGRGWGVVGAHTKGHNYDTLGIAFMGNFNNDSPSKDALQSVRRLLVSGVSRGFLQPHFVLFGHRDLGATACPGENLYAALPQLRSAT; encoded by the exons ATGAAGCAAACAG TGAACATCGTTTCCAGGGAACAGTGGGGAGCAGCCCCCCCGAAGCAAAGGGAGACTCTGAGAGAGCCGGCTCAGGGAGTCGTGATCCACCACACCGCCTTCCAAAGCTGCAGGGGCCTGGCAGAGTGCAGCGACGAACTCGTCCACATTCAGAGGTTCCACATGAACGAAAGGGACTTCGACGACATCGGTTACAA ttttctggTTGGCGGAGACGGCATTGTGTTTGAGGGGCGAGGCTGGGGCGTGGTGGGGGCTCATACCAAAGGCCACAATTATGACACCCTGGGCATTGCCTTCATGGGAAACTTTAACA ATGACTCGCCAAGCAAAGATGCGCTGCAGTCAGTCAGACGGCTGCTGGTGTCTGGAGTTTCCCGAGGCTTTTTACAACCACACTTCGTCCTGTTTGGACACCGGGATTTGGGAGCCACAGCGTGCCCAGGAGAAAACCTTTACGCCGCGCTGCCACAACTGAGGAGCGCGACGTAA
- the lbhl gene encoding protein LBH has product MGAQDPDCEDLKRKKQRVPFQIFPDPADVVLGPETCLNSLDHGRAKERLPSIVVEPTEMSEVESGELRWPPEDVETEDDEEDLFLEQCIPPANIADWGEDEEEEEETSVILNQPPGLTLIDLQSDAFRDDTPTLPPNSAPAFN; this is encoded by the exons ATGGGTGCTCAAGATCCAGACTGTGAAGATCTCAAAAGGAAGAAGCAAAGAGTACCGTTCCAG ATATTCCCTGACCCGGCTGATGTCGTCCTGGGCCCCGAGACCTGTTTGAACAGCCTGGACCACGGCCGCGCAAAGGAGCGCCTGCCCTCCATTGTTGTGGAACCCACCGAAATGAGCGAGGTGGAGAGCGGAGAGCTGCGCTGGCCCCCAGAGGACGTCGAGACAGAGGACGACGAGGAGGACCTGTTCTTGGAGCAGTGCATCCCCCCGGCTAACATCGCCGACTGGggagaggatgaggaagaggaggaggagacttCCGTGATACTGAACCAGCCGCCAGGTTTGACACTCATTG ACCTTCAGTCGGATGCGTTTCGAGACGACACGCCAACACTCCCACCCAACAGCGCTCCAGCCTTCAATTGA